A genomic window from Agreia sp. COWG includes:
- the ligD gene encoding non-homologous end-joining DNA ligase — MASDAAIITVPGPDGDREVRISSPSRVLWPELGLTKLDLATYLRDVGEPFVTANGDRPISLQRFSGGIEGEQFFSKNPPKGAPDYVRSEMVVYPSGRTHPQLVIDEPAAAVWAAQMNTLVFHPWASRAERSDYPDQLRIDLDPQPGTDFDDAKPVAVELRAVLAEAGLNAYIKTSGNRGLHVFAPIRPEWEFLETRHAVIAAARELERRMPRRVTTNWWKEERGERIFVDFNQANRDRTMAGAYSPRALPHAPVSCPLDWAELDEADPSEFTILTVPGRLSTTGDPWAAMHDESGSIDVLLQWWDKDTASGLGELPFPPDFPKMPGEPPRVQPSRAKKPA, encoded by the coding sequence ATGGCGAGCGACGCGGCGATAATCACGGTTCCGGGCCCGGATGGCGATCGTGAGGTGCGCATCTCGAGTCCGTCGCGCGTGCTGTGGCCAGAGCTCGGCCTCACCAAACTCGACCTCGCCACCTACCTGCGCGACGTCGGGGAGCCGTTCGTCACCGCGAACGGCGACAGGCCGATCTCCCTGCAGCGCTTCTCCGGCGGAATCGAAGGCGAGCAGTTCTTCTCGAAGAACCCGCCGAAGGGCGCGCCAGACTACGTGCGCAGCGAGATGGTCGTCTACCCGAGCGGCCGAACGCATCCGCAGCTCGTCATCGACGAACCGGCGGCGGCCGTCTGGGCCGCGCAGATGAACACCCTCGTCTTTCACCCCTGGGCCTCTCGGGCAGAGCGCAGCGACTATCCCGATCAGCTGCGCATCGATCTCGACCCGCAGCCCGGGACTGACTTCGACGATGCCAAACCGGTGGCCGTCGAACTGCGTGCCGTGCTCGCCGAGGCTGGCCTGAATGCCTATATCAAGACCTCGGGCAATCGCGGCCTCCACGTCTTCGCCCCCATCCGGCCCGAATGGGAGTTCCTCGAGACGCGCCATGCCGTGATCGCCGCGGCCCGCGAACTCGAGCGCCGAATGCCCCGACGGGTCACCACGAACTGGTGGAAGGAAGAGCGCGGCGAGCGCATCTTCGTCGATTTCAACCAGGCCAACAGGGATCGCACGATGGCGGGAGCGTACAGCCCTCGAGCTCTGCCGCACGCCCCCGTCTCGTGCCCCCTGGACTGGGCCGAACTCGACGAGGCCGATCCGAGCGAGTTCACTATTCTCACCGTGCCCGGCCGGCTGTCTACGACGGGAGACCCCTGGGCCGCGATGCACGACGAGTCCGGATCCATCGATGTGCTGCTGCAATGGTGGGATAAGGACACGGCTTCTGGGCTCGGCGAGTTGCCCTTCCCTCCCGACTTTCCGAAGATGCCCGGAGAACCCCCTCGCGTGCAGCCGAGCAGGGCGAAGAAGCCCGCTTGA
- a CDS encoding ATP-dependent DNA ligase — translation MTSLPLSPIAPMLAKAVPTLPEPDSLPGGLAYEPKWDGFRGIVMYDGDTVEITSRGSKPLTRYFPELVDAFRRILPEPCILDGEIVVRSGGAGRERLDWDALSQRIHPAESRIRSLAEATPASFVAFDLIGRGLRRLGDLPFAQRRASLVDLLGHGVAPIHVTRLTLDVTEATRWLGEFEGAGLDGIVAKPLASPYSPGKRIMLKVKHHRTADVVVTGYRVHASGQGVGSLLLGLYAGEELKAVGGASAFTMARRRQLLTELEPVVMRSENGDAITGEGEKSRFSSGKDSSFVRLEPTVVAEVRYDQMEGSRFRHTVQFERWRPDRDADSCTFDQLESVASYDLGDVLL, via the coding sequence ATGACCTCGCTTCCTCTCTCCCCGATCGCGCCGATGCTGGCCAAGGCCGTTCCTACTCTTCCCGAGCCCGACAGCCTGCCGGGCGGGTTGGCCTACGAGCCGAAATGGGATGGCTTCCGAGGCATCGTGATGTACGACGGCGACACGGTCGAGATCACCAGCAGGGGGTCGAAGCCCCTCACCCGGTACTTTCCCGAGCTCGTCGATGCATTCCGTCGCATCCTCCCCGAGCCGTGCATCCTCGACGGCGAGATCGTGGTGAGAAGCGGTGGCGCGGGGCGCGAGCGGCTCGATTGGGATGCGCTGTCGCAACGCATCCACCCGGCGGAGAGCCGCATCCGGAGTCTTGCGGAAGCGACCCCGGCCAGTTTCGTCGCATTCGACCTGATCGGGCGTGGTCTGCGACGGCTCGGCGATCTTCCCTTCGCACAGCGACGGGCGTCGCTCGTTGATCTGCTCGGCCACGGAGTCGCACCGATTCACGTGACCCGACTCACGCTCGACGTCACCGAGGCCACGCGCTGGCTCGGCGAGTTCGAGGGTGCCGGACTCGACGGGATCGTCGCGAAGCCGTTGGCCTCGCCTTACTCCCCCGGCAAGAGGATCATGCTGAAGGTCAAACACCACCGCACTGCCGATGTCGTGGTGACCGGATACCGCGTGCACGCCAGCGGGCAGGGCGTCGGCTCGCTGCTTCTCGGGCTCTACGCCGGCGAGGAGTTGAAAGCTGTGGGAGGAGCCTCGGCCTTCACCATGGCACGCCGGCGACAGCTGCTCACCGAACTCGAGCCTGTCGTGATGCGCTCGGAGAACGGCGACGCGATCACCGGTGAAGGCGAGAAGAGCCGTTTCTCGTCGGGCAAGGACTCCTCATTCGTGCGACTCGAGCCGACCGTGGTCGCCGAAGTGCGTTACGACCAGATGGAAGGATCGCGGTTTCGGCACACGGTGCAGTTCGAGCGCTGGCGCCCAGACAGGGACGCCGACTCGTGCACCTTCGACCAGCTCGAGTCCGTGGCGAGCTACGACCTCGGCGACGTTCTGCTGTAG
- a CDS encoding DUF4190 domain-containing protein yields MDAYQETQRTNVLSIVTLVTSVLGLAVVPIVLGHVSLSQIRKSGEQGRVMAVIGLVIGYLSLAGYLALIGTVIAVFVTRGMSGGSQ; encoded by the coding sequence ATGGACGCCTACCAAGAGACCCAGCGCACGAACGTGCTCTCCATCGTCACCCTCGTCACCAGCGTTCTCGGACTTGCGGTCGTGCCGATCGTCTTGGGCCACGTGTCTCTCTCCCAGATCCGGAAGTCAGGGGAACAGGGGCGGGTGATGGCGGTCATCGGACTCGTCATCGGTTACCTCAGCCTCGCCGGCTATCTCGCGCTGATCGGCACGGTGATCGCCGTGTTCGTGACGCGCGGAATGTCGGGCGGCTCTCAGTAG
- a CDS encoding glycine betaine ABC transporter substrate-binding protein, with protein MKLTIAFNEDAPISSLAELKDNADLFDNRIVGIEPGAGLTKATTERVIPAYGLDDMHYVTSSTAAMLTELTSATDFPQAAEWIGNYTMDLDQLYSLEKSMFVDYDGQDFEPIVEKWISGNRDYVDSLTL; from the coding sequence TTGAAGCTCACCATCGCGTTCAACGAGGATGCACCGATCTCCTCGCTCGCCGAGCTGAAGGACAATGCCGACCTGTTCGACAACCGCATCGTGGGCATCGAGCCCGGCGCCGGCCTCACGAAGGCCACGACCGAGCGCGTCATTCCGGCATACGGACTCGACGACATGCACTACGTCACCTCGTCGACGGCCGCCATGCTGACCGAGCTCACCAGCGCGACGGACTTCCCTCAGGCCGCCGAATGGATCGGCAACTACACGATGGACCTCGACCAGCTCTACTCGCTGGAGAAGTCCATGTTCGTCGACTACGACGGCCAGGACTTCGAGCCCATCGTCGAGAAGTGGATCTCCGGGAATCGCGACTACGTGGATTCGCTCACGCTGTAG
- a CDS encoding LLM class flavin-dependent oxidoreductase: MSIPLSILDLAPIAPGQTARESFASSVALAQTAERSGYKRVWYAEHHNMKTIASSATSVLIGYVAAHTSTIRLGSGGVMLPNHSPLTIAEQFGTLGTLFPDRIDLGLGRAPGSDQNTMRALRRDPMSAESFPQDVLELQAFLRGESIIPGVEAVPRARNIVPLYILGSSLFGAQLAARLGLPYAFASHFAPDALHDAVDAYRSGFRASAQLTHPHVIAGVNVVAASDHDDAVEQAASARRTRVRGMLSRGPATPEYSDEQIDAFLTTPQGRQLAAMTTYSAVGTPSEVSDYLHDFAAHARADELILAHQSLDLDGRLRSVELTAQAMTAAGASVSA; encoded by the coding sequence ATGAGCATTCCGCTGTCCATCCTCGACCTCGCTCCCATCGCGCCCGGGCAGACAGCCCGTGAGAGCTTCGCATCGAGCGTCGCCCTGGCTCAGACCGCCGAGCGATCGGGCTATAAGCGGGTCTGGTACGCCGAGCACCACAACATGAAGACGATCGCGTCGTCGGCCACGAGTGTTCTGATCGGCTACGTCGCCGCTCACACATCGACGATCCGGCTCGGTTCTGGCGGAGTCATGCTGCCCAATCATTCGCCGCTCACCATCGCCGAGCAGTTCGGCACCCTCGGAACCCTGTTCCCCGACCGCATCGACCTCGGCCTCGGGCGTGCCCCCGGCAGCGACCAGAACACGATGCGGGCTCTCCGTCGTGACCCGATGTCGGCCGAGTCGTTCCCGCAGGACGTGCTCGAGTTGCAGGCGTTTCTTCGTGGCGAGTCGATCATCCCCGGGGTAGAGGCGGTGCCGCGCGCGCGCAACATCGTTCCCCTGTACATCCTTGGCTCGTCCCTCTTCGGTGCCCAGCTTGCCGCCCGCCTCGGCCTCCCCTACGCCTTCGCCTCGCACTTCGCGCCAGATGCCCTGCACGACGCGGTGGATGCGTACAGGAGTGGTTTCCGCGCGTCGGCACAGCTGACGCACCCCCACGTGATCGCGGGCGTGAACGTCGTCGCAGCGAGCGATCACGACGATGCCGTCGAGCAGGCGGCCAGCGCGCGCCGCACCCGCGTGCGCGGAATGCTCTCTCGCGGCCCGGCGACGCCCGAGTACTCCGACGAACAGATCGACGCGTTTCTCACGACACCGCAGGGCAGGCAGCTGGCGGCGATGACGACGTACTCGGCGGTGGGGACTCCGTCCGAGGTGAGTGATTACCTCCACGACTTCGCCGCTCATGCGAGGGCAGACGAGCTCATCCTCGCCCACCAGTCCCTCGACCTCGATGGACGGTTGCGTTCCGTCGAACTCACGGCGCAGGCCATGACCGCTGCCGGAGCGAGCGTTTCGGCCTGA
- a CDS encoding MmcQ/YjbR family DNA-binding protein, translated as MSEFYGRDDVFAVCAGLPATTDETPFGPEISVYKVVGRVFALTTLDGEPARVTLKADPPHAEALVRGYDWIIPGYHMNKRHWVTITLGEHADGDLVTDLIVNSYELVVAGLPRDKRPG; from the coding sequence ATGAGTGAATTTTATGGCAGGGATGATGTCTTCGCCGTGTGCGCGGGGCTGCCCGCCACAACCGACGAGACCCCCTTCGGTCCGGAGATCAGCGTGTACAAGGTCGTGGGGCGGGTATTCGCGCTCACGACGCTCGATGGCGAGCCCGCCAGAGTCACCCTGAAGGCCGACCCGCCGCATGCGGAGGCCCTGGTGCGCGGCTACGACTGGATCATCCCCGGGTATCACATGAACAAGCGCCACTGGGTGACGATCACCCTCGGCGAGCACGCAGACGGTGACCTCGTGACCGACCTCATCGTGAACTCCTACGAGCTGGTCGTGGCCGGGCTCCCCCGCGACAAAAGGCCTGGCTGA
- a CDS encoding helix-turn-helix transcriptional regulator, with product MSHDLEHLRQVCSALGEATRWQILGKVAANELSASALADTVPVSRQAIAKHLAALQAAELVSSRRVGRELRYSARPDVLGESARHLGEIAAAWSLRAADVS from the coding sequence GTGTCGCACGATCTTGAACATCTCCGTCAGGTCTGCTCTGCTCTGGGGGAGGCCACGCGATGGCAGATCCTCGGCAAAGTGGCGGCGAACGAGCTCTCCGCCTCCGCGTTGGCCGATACCGTGCCCGTGAGTCGGCAGGCCATCGCCAAACATCTCGCTGCCCTCCAGGCCGCCGAGCTGGTGTCATCACGGCGAGTCGGGCGCGAGCTCCGCTATTCGGCCCGCCCCGACGTGCTGGGTGAATCGGCTAGGCACTTGGGCGAGATCGCCGCCGCGTGGTCGCTCCGAGCGGCAGACGTGTCGTGA
- a CDS encoding DEAD/DEAH box helicase — protein MASSTTTGPNEADTAPAEQTFIELGLADAVLKALKDVGYETPSAIQAATIPPLLAGRDVVGLAQTGTGKTAAFALPILSRLDLSQKTPQALVLAPTRELALQVCEAFEKYAAHLRGVHVLPVYGGQGYGVQLSALRRGVHIVVGTPGRIMDHLEKGTLDLSQLKYLVLDEADEMLKMGFAEDVETILADTPEDKQVALFSATMPAQIRRISAKYLHDPEEITVKNKTTTSVNTTQRYLVVSYPQKVDALTRILETENFEGMIVFTRTKNETETLAEKLRARGYSAAAINGDIVQAQRERTVNQLKSGKLDILVATDVAARGLDVERISHVVNFDIPIDTESYVHRIGRTGRAGRTGDAISFVTPRERRMLVAIEKATRQPLTEMKLPSVDDVNATRLTRFDDAITAALSQPEQIQQFRDIVGHYVQHHDVPEADVAAALAVVAQGDTPLLLDPEPVRNTRFERDSRERPERGDRPDRYRDDRPARAERGTHGDKWERPDRADRPERSQRSSGPKTTYRIAVGKRQKVEPRQIVGAIANEGGLNRGDFGAIQIRPDFSLVELPADLPGDVLDRLQNTRISGKLIELTPDRAGNSAKREDRPRYGRD, from the coding sequence ATGGCATCCTCTACAACCACCGGCCCGAACGAGGCCGACACCGCTCCCGCCGAGCAGACCTTCATAGAACTCGGACTCGCTGACGCGGTGCTCAAGGCACTCAAGGACGTCGGCTACGAGACCCCTTCGGCCATCCAGGCCGCGACCATCCCCCCGCTTCTCGCCGGCCGCGACGTCGTGGGCCTCGCCCAGACCGGAACAGGCAAGACGGCGGCATTCGCCCTGCCCATCCTCTCCCGGCTCGACCTCTCGCAGAAGACCCCGCAGGCCCTCGTACTCGCCCCGACCCGCGAGCTGGCGCTCCAGGTCTGCGAGGCATTCGAGAAGTACGCTGCCCACCTTCGCGGCGTGCATGTGCTGCCCGTCTACGGCGGCCAGGGATACGGCGTTCAGCTCTCCGCACTGCGTCGCGGCGTGCACATCGTCGTCGGCACCCCCGGCCGCATCATGGACCACCTCGAGAAGGGCACCCTCGACCTCTCCCAGCTGAAGTACCTGGTTCTCGACGAGGCCGACGAGATGCTCAAGATGGGCTTCGCCGAAGACGTCGAGACGATCCTCGCCGACACCCCCGAAGACAAGCAGGTCGCCCTGTTCTCGGCGACGATGCCGGCGCAGATCCGGCGGATCTCCGCCAAGTACCTGCACGACCCCGAAGAGATCACGGTCAAGAACAAGACCACGACGTCGGTCAACACCACCCAGCGCTACCTCGTGGTGTCCTATCCGCAGAAGGTCGACGCGCTGACGCGCATCCTCGAGACCGAGAACTTCGAGGGCATGATCGTCTTCACCCGCACGAAGAACGAGACAGAGACGCTGGCCGAGAAGCTGCGCGCTCGCGGGTACTCGGCGGCCGCCATCAACGGCGACATCGTGCAGGCCCAGCGGGAGCGCACCGTGAACCAGCTCAAGTCGGGCAAGCTCGATATTCTCGTGGCCACCGACGTGGCGGCCCGCGGCCTCGATGTGGAACGCATCAGCCACGTGGTCAACTTCGACATCCCGATCGACACCGAGTCCTATGTTCACCGCATCGGTCGAACCGGCCGCGCCGGGCGCACGGGCGACGCGATCAGCTTCGTCACGCCGCGCGAGCGCCGCATGCTCGTCGCAATCGAGAAGGCGACGCGCCAACCCCTCACAGAGATGAAGCTTCCGAGCGTCGACGACGTGAACGCCACACGCCTGACCCGGTTCGACGACGCCATCACCGCGGCGCTGAGCCAGCCCGAGCAGATCCAGCAGTTCCGAGACATCGTCGGTCACTACGTGCAACACCACGACGTGCCCGAGGCCGATGTCGCTGCGGCGCTGGCCGTCGTCGCCCAGGGCGACACACCTCTGTTGCTCGACCCCGAGCCCGTGCGCAATACTCGCTTCGAGCGAGACAGTAGGGAGCGCCCGGAGCGCGGAGACCGGCCGGACCGCTATCGCGACGACCGACCGGCCAGGGCGGAGCGAGGAACACACGGAGACAAGTGGGAGCGCCCTGACCGTGCAGATCGACCCGAGCGTTCGCAGCGCAGCTCGGGCCCCAAGACGACCTATCGCATCGCAGTCGGTAAGCGACAGAAAGTCGAACCCAGGCAGATCGTCGGCGCTATCGCCAACGAGGGCGGTCTGAACAGGGGAGACTTCGGCGCCATCCAGATTCGGCCCGACTTCTCTCTCGTCGAACTGCCCGCAGATCTGCCCGGTGACGTTCTCGACCGACTGCAGAACACGCGCATCAGCGGAAAGCTGATCGAATTGACGCCGGATCGCGCGGGGAACTCGGCCAAGCGCGAGGATCGACCGCGGTACGGGCGCGACTGA